In Manis pentadactyla isolate mManPen7 chromosome 3, mManPen7.hap1, whole genome shotgun sequence, a single window of DNA contains:
- the LOC118933947 gene encoding LOW QUALITY PROTEIN: putative serine protease 47 (The sequence of the model RefSeq protein was modified relative to this genomic sequence to represent the inferred CDS: inserted 4 bases in 3 codons; substituted 1 base at 1 genomic stop codon), producing the protein MAQEGGPQQQAIMLPLNPGLPNLQSWVCTSVIWGTSGSSVRGGVGNVSTVCRKPKLMGRISGGQDVVAGQWWWQASLLYXGRHICGAVLIDTHWLVSTTLCFRNKSHALEDYQVLLGSTRLXSQHTRTVPVSHVITHRDSEKFRPSGSSXALLQLLLPADFTSSITLACRPASDTPPPRAWSCWTTGWGMLSEGADLLPPFHLQEGRVGLMENKLCDTLPGQXLGKDRPYFVYEEMLCAGDLLTGKAMCQGDSGGPLVCEATVPSAWVLVGLSSWSLDCQHPTHPCVFTRVAYFASWINKVQSLNPAPGPDTAPPQAQSPHQSRQAAGSPRPHTDPVLPHTWLWLPPVLMLR; encoded by the exons ATGGCCCAGGAAGGAGGCCCTCAACAGCAGGCGATCATGCTGCCCCTCAATCCTGGACTTCCCAACCTTcagagct GGGTCTGTACCAGTGTCATTTGGGGTACCAGTGGTTCCTCTGTCAGAGGTGGAGTGGGGAATGTCTCCACAGTGTGCAGAAAGCCCAAGCTTATGGGGAGGATCTCTGGTGGCCAGGATGTGGTGGCCGGCCAATGGTGGTGGCAGGCCAGCCTGCTGT CGGGTAGGCACATCTGTGGAGCTGTCCTCATCGACACCCACTGGCTGGTTTCCACCACCCTCTGCTTCCGCAA CAAATCCCATGCCCTGGAGGACTACCAGGTTCTGCTGGGAAGCACCCGGC ACAGCCAGCACACCCGCACGGTGCCTGTGAGCCACGTCATCACTCACCGAGACTCTGAGAAGTTCCGCCCCTCCGGGAGCAG AGCCCTGCTGCAGCTGCTCCTGCCCGCGGACTTCACCTCCTCCATCACCCTCGCCTGCCGCCCAGCCAGTGACACCCCACCGCCCCGTGCCTGGTCCTGCTGGACAACCGGTTGGGGAATGCTCAGTGAGGGTG CAGACCTGCTCCCACCCTTCcacctccaggagggcagggtgggCCTCATGGAGAACAAGCTCTGTGACACCTTACCGGGACAATGACTTGGCAAAGACAGGCCCTACTTTGTGTATGAGGAGATGCTGTGTGCTGGGGACTTGCTGACTGGGAAGGCCATGTGCCAA GGTGACTCTGGGGGACCACTGGTCTGTGAGGCAACCGTCCCCAGTGCCTGGGTTCTGGTGGGGCTGTCCAGCTGGAGCTTGGACTGCCagcaccccacccacccctgtgTCTTCACCAGGGTTGCCTACTTTGCCAGCTGGATTAACAAAGTCCAGAGCCTCaaccctgcccctggccctgacACCGCCCCTCCCCAGGCCCAGTCTCCGCACCAGTCTCGGCAGGCTGCTGGCTCCCCCAGGCCCCACACAGACCCCGTGCTGCCACACACCTGGCTCTGGCTCCCGCCGGTGCTCATGCTCAGGTGA